The following proteins come from a genomic window of Paracoccus sp. MBLB3053:
- a CDS encoding ABC transporter ATP-binding protein, with translation MTIPAQIEASDIGMTFGTFEALKQVSLTVQKGEFLSLLGPSGSGKTTFLTVLAGFYQPTNGKLFLDGKDVTKMPAQQRGFGMVFQGYALFPHLSVAENIAFPLRVQKRSREQIRSRVDHMIQTVGLVGHEHKKPSQLSGGQQQRVALARALAYEPEVLLLDEPFSALDKNLRGQMQDELRRLHRELGTTFVFVTHDQEEALALSSNIAIFNQGRLQQLGSPSEVYERPSNRFVAEFLGDINILPVEGVGRDAKVEGQAIALPAPQGSARSHVAIRPEHMRLARPGEAGNALPMRLVDQIYLGAESRLQLQTRGGVPIVLNIPNSATPNAIEVGSEVLVGWDAQNSFLI, from the coding sequence GTGACAATTCCCGCACAGATTGAAGCAAGCGATATCGGCATGACATTCGGCACCTTCGAAGCCCTCAAACAGGTTTCGCTTACCGTGCAGAAGGGAGAATTCCTGTCGCTTCTCGGGCCTTCGGGTTCTGGCAAGACCACTTTCCTGACTGTCCTGGCGGGTTTCTACCAGCCGACAAATGGCAAACTGTTTCTGGACGGCAAGGATGTCACGAAGATGCCCGCGCAGCAGCGGGGCTTTGGCATGGTCTTCCAAGGATACGCCCTTTTCCCGCATCTGAGCGTTGCCGAAAACATCGCCTTTCCCCTGAGGGTTCAGAAACGTTCGCGGGAACAGATCCGCAGCCGTGTGGATCACATGATCCAGACGGTTGGGCTTGTCGGGCATGAGCATAAGAAGCCATCGCAGCTCTCAGGCGGGCAGCAGCAGCGTGTCGCGCTTGCGCGGGCTCTGGCATACGAGCCGGAAGTTCTGTTGCTGGACGAACCCTTCTCTGCGCTCGACAAGAACCTGCGCGGCCAGATGCAGGATGAACTGCGCCGTCTTCACCGCGAACTTGGAACGACCTTCGTCTTCGTCACACATGACCAGGAAGAAGCCTTGGCTCTTTCGAGCAATATCGCGATCTTCAATCAGGGCCGACTGCAGCAACTTGGTTCGCCGAGCGAGGTCTATGAGCGCCCGTCGAACCGTTTCGTGGCGGAGTTTCTCGGGGACATCAATATTTTGCCGGTCGAGGGTGTCGGCCGCGACGCCAAGGTCGAAGGCCAGGCGATCGCCCTGCCCGCGCCACAGGGCAGCGCGCGGAGCCATGTCGCGATCCGGCCCGAGCACATGCGTCTTGCCCGACCCGGCGAGGCTGGAAACGCGCTACCGATGCGGCTGGTCGATCAGATCTATCTGGGCGCCGAAAGCAGGTTGCAGCTGCAGACCCGAGGGGGGGTGCCGATCGTCCTCAACATCCCCAATTCCGCGACGCCCAATGCCATCGAGGTCGGATCAGAGGTTCTGGTCGGTTGGGATGCGCAAAACAGCTTTCTGATCTGA
- a CDS encoding ArsR/SmtB family transcription factor produces the protein MPWDARFDNGHPLAGFKPSVTPDDLKAGLPDIEYFYITGNMEKSAALETLSALAQDIRLDVFRMLVRAGPEGMTAGEIATSLETRPNTLSNNLSILAAVRLVRSRREGRSIRYFAEMETMRGLLEFLMQDCCGGRAELCQPLLDQISCSC, from the coding sequence TTGCCTTGGGATGCCCGCTTCGACAATGGCCATCCACTTGCGGGTTTCAAGCCGAGCGTGACACCTGACGACCTGAAAGCAGGGTTGCCTGACATCGAATATTTCTATATTACCGGAAATATGGAAAAGTCAGCCGCATTAGAGACGCTCTCTGCTCTCGCACAAGACATCCGCCTTGATGTCTTTCGCATGCTTGTCCGCGCGGGACCCGAGGGCATGACTGCGGGCGAGATCGCCACAAGCCTGGAAACTCGCCCGAACACGTTGTCGAACAATCTCAGCATTCTGGCTGCGGTGAGGCTCGTGCGCTCGCGACGCGAGGGACGCTCGATCCGATACTTTGCCGAGATGGAGACAATGCGGGGCTTGCTCGAATTTCTGATGCAGGATTGCTGCGGTGGCCGAGCTGAGCTCTGCCAGCCCCTCCTGGACCAGATCAGTTGTAGCTGTTGA
- a CDS encoding LysR substrate-binding domain-containing protein, protein MARIPSIQALRALESVARLGTIWQAAEELNLTRSAISHQLRLLERELDFQLMLRVGNRIELSSRAQEYAEDVRRALALISTSSHRHAHGGVGGPLAISCPSGFSSSWMCRHLSEFVEQYPDVIVSLVTPIRLDSTNNPEIDTFITFGHDGRSDMVVEPLQPVEFTPLCSPEYLERMGGFPDSHSLLGATLLHIGDFVDWEAWMRKEGLPAERAHRGICFSSMNVVHTAVLAGQGIAIGDVIAWREDVEAGRLARPFEAALHSDTGYYLCTPVDKLANPVVIAFHRWLKNCLRNPPFSNSQSD, encoded by the coding sequence TTGGCCCGCATCCCCTCGATCCAGGCTTTGCGCGCTTTGGAAAGCGTGGCGAGGCTAGGCACGATCTGGCAGGCGGCGGAAGAGCTGAACCTGACACGCAGTGCCATCAGCCATCAATTGCGCCTGCTGGAGCGCGAGCTTGATTTCCAGCTGATGCTGCGGGTGGGAAACCGAATCGAGTTGTCGTCCCGAGCGCAGGAATATGCCGAGGACGTTCGCCGGGCGCTTGCCCTGATTTCGACATCCAGCCACCGTCACGCTCATGGCGGGGTCGGCGGGCCGCTGGCCATCAGCTGCCCGTCTGGGTTTTCGTCAAGCTGGATGTGTCGGCACCTGAGCGAATTCGTTGAACAATATCCTGATGTTATTGTTTCACTTGTTACTCCGATTCGGCTCGACAGCACGAATAACCCCGAAATCGATACCTTCATCACCTTCGGGCATGATGGCCGCTCGGACATGGTTGTGGAGCCATTGCAGCCGGTCGAGTTCACGCCGCTTTGTAGTCCGGAATACCTTGAGCGCATGGGTGGGTTCCCTGACAGTCACAGCCTGCTGGGCGCCACGCTTTTGCATATCGGCGATTTCGTCGATTGGGAGGCCTGGATGCGCAAGGAAGGGCTCCCGGCAGAACGGGCCCATCGCGGGATATGTTTTTCCAGCATGAACGTGGTCCATACTGCGGTCCTGGCGGGGCAGGGGATCGCCATCGGCGACGTGATCGCATGGCGCGAGGATGTCGAGGCCGGACGTCTGGCGAGGCCATTCGAGGCGGCACTGCATTCCGACACTGGTTATTATTTGTGCACGCCCGTTGATAAATTGGCAAATCCAGTTGTCATAGCTTTTCACAGATGGCTGAAAAACTGCTTGCGAAATCCTCCCTTCAGCAATTCACAGTCTGATTGA
- a CDS encoding ABC transporter substrate-binding protein encodes MHGHFQKDCVELLRERFEAGKISRRSMMQGLGLLLGTSALGLSAGRAAAEGKELVFVNWGGDAVTAMGEVFGEPFTKDTGVVVKFDGSGPTEGAIAAQGESGHPTWDLVDCDPFSGQAMGKKGYMSPIDYSIVDPAKIRPGFQWEYASSTYFYSYVIAYSKEAFPEPPTKIADFFDVEKFPGKRSMYKWGVGMWEAALLADGVAPADLYPLDLDRAHAKISAFKDNVVAFWGGGAESQTLMMDGEVTMALIWSTRAKVLHKDTEGEVTFIWDDAVVAPGSTGVLKNNPGGTELAMQFIAASQAPDRQAGLFELLGNGPGNPAADALIPEEERAFNPVDPENFAKQIPLDMAWYEENYSAALDAYLKIISA; translated from the coding sequence ATGCACGGCCATTTCCAGAAAGATTGCGTCGAACTGCTGCGCGAGCGTTTCGAGGCGGGAAAGATATCGCGACGGTCCATGATGCAGGGGCTCGGCCTTCTGCTTGGCACATCGGCTTTGGGCCTCAGCGCAGGCCGCGCCGCCGCCGAAGGAAAGGAGCTCGTCTTCGTGAACTGGGGTGGAGATGCGGTCACCGCCATGGGCGAGGTTTTTGGTGAGCCCTTCACCAAGGATACGGGTGTCGTCGTCAAGTTCGACGGCTCGGGCCCGACCGAAGGTGCCATCGCGGCGCAGGGCGAAAGCGGCCATCCGACCTGGGACCTGGTCGATTGTGATCCCTTCTCGGGACAGGCGATGGGCAAAAAGGGCTATATGTCACCGATCGACTATTCCATCGTCGATCCGGCGAAGATCCGGCCCGGTTTCCAGTGGGAATATGCCTCTTCGACTTATTTCTATTCCTATGTGATCGCCTATTCGAAGGAAGCTTTTCCCGAGCCGCCGACGAAGATTGCCGATTTCTTCGACGTTGAGAAATTCCCGGGCAAGCGGTCGATGTACAAATGGGGCGTCGGCATGTGGGAAGCAGCTTTGCTGGCCGATGGCGTCGCGCCGGCAGATCTTTACCCACTGGATCTTGATCGCGCTCACGCCAAGATCTCGGCCTTCAAGGACAATGTCGTGGCATTCTGGGGCGGCGGCGCGGAAAGCCAAACGCTGATGATGGACGGCGAAGTGACCATGGCACTGATCTGGAGCACGCGCGCCAAGGTGCTTCACAAGGACACCGAAGGCGAAGTCACCTTCATCTGGGACGACGCCGTGGTAGCCCCGGGTTCGACCGGCGTGCTCAAGAACAATCCGGGCGGCACCGAACTTGCGATGCAGTTCATTGCCGCGAGCCAGGCACCCGACCGTCAGGCTGGCCTGTTCGAACTCCTGGGCAACGGGCCCGGCAATCCCGCCGCCGATGCCCTGATCCCGGAAGAAGAGCGCGCATTCAACCCCGTCGACCCCGAAAACTTCGCCAAGCAGATCCCGCTCGACATGGCGTGGTACGAAGAAAACTACAGCGCTGCGCTTGATGCCTACCTGAAGATCATTTCGGCCTGA
- a CDS encoding FAD-binding oxidoreductase: MELEELRAKIGGKVTTAQDAAHQEAAAALQWNARKSTRVPAVIVSATSVSDVQVAVRFAAANGLRVSARGAGHNLSGIAIQDSIVIDLSRLDACQIDAGRRIAQLGPGVTNGRLAAALDAEGMAFPLGHCASVPMSGYLLGGGLGWNSGTWGFACSRVEAVDVVMPDGALRQATADHWPDIFWAARGGGPEFFGVIVGYKVNLEPLPRGMMSAVRVYPLDRMAELERWMAHVLHAYPRNVDVVIDLRNAPHPEDGRPVPVAAGICVVYAETQTEAARLHKDVAALAPQDAVQAIGPMPVSFGDLYAQTEHAMPSGKRFHIDSFWAGSDAGQFVRHIAASISQAPSLLCHSIVARYPEGRPAMPDAAFSMAAPVWGSLCAIWDDAKADPEHVSWVRDGADMIGDLALGHYVGEADLQRPGRLNHCYAPAALGKLRALQQLYDPKGLFLPVEARPEANGKSSEALRVRTMTPAE, encoded by the coding sequence ATGGAACTAGAAGAACTCAGAGCGAAGATCGGCGGGAAAGTGACGACGGCACAGGACGCGGCACATCAGGAAGCGGCTGCGGCGCTGCAATGGAATGCTCGAAAAAGCACGCGCGTCCCTGCGGTCATCGTGTCGGCGACGTCTGTGTCGGACGTTCAAGTGGCAGTGCGCTTCGCCGCTGCCAATGGGTTGCGCGTTTCTGCGCGTGGGGCGGGGCACAACCTTTCGGGAATTGCCATTCAGGACTCGATCGTGATCGACCTTTCGCGCCTCGACGCATGCCAGATCGACGCAGGTCGGCGCATCGCGCAGCTTGGTCCAGGCGTGACGAATGGCAGATTGGCCGCGGCGCTGGATGCCGAGGGGATGGCGTTCCCGCTGGGGCATTGTGCGAGCGTCCCGATGAGCGGTTACCTTTTGGGAGGCGGCCTGGGCTGGAATTCCGGCACATGGGGCTTTGCCTGCTCGCGTGTCGAGGCGGTCGATGTGGTCATGCCGGATGGCGCGTTGCGGCAGGCAACGGCGGATCATTGGCCCGACATATTCTGGGCTGCGCGCGGCGGCGGGCCGGAATTCTTTGGTGTGATCGTCGGATACAAGGTGAACCTGGAGCCATTGCCCAGGGGCATGATGAGCGCTGTGCGTGTCTATCCACTGGATCGCATGGCCGAACTGGAACGCTGGATGGCGCATGTCCTTCATGCCTACCCGCGCAATGTCGACGTCGTGATCGACTTGCGCAATGCTCCTCATCCCGAAGATGGGCGTCCGGTGCCCGTCGCTGCGGGGATCTGCGTGGTCTATGCCGAAACGCAGACCGAAGCAGCACGGCTCCACAAGGACGTCGCCGCGCTCGCGCCGCAGGATGCAGTGCAGGCCATCGGTCCGATGCCCGTGTCATTCGGCGACCTCTATGCGCAAACCGAACATGCCATGCCGTCCGGCAAGCGGTTTCATATCGATTCATTCTGGGCTGGATCGGATGCCGGGCAGTTCGTCCGACACATTGCTGCGTCCATCTCGCAAGCGCCGTCGCTGCTTTGCCACAGCATCGTTGCTCGCTATCCCGAAGGCCGACCGGCGATGCCCGACGCCGCCTTTTCGATGGCAGCGCCGGTCTGGGGTTCGCTCTGTGCCATCTGGGACGACGCAAAGGCCGACCCCGAGCATGTCTCATGGGTTCGCGACGGGGCGGACATGATCGGCGATCTTGCGCTTGGGCATTATGTCGGCGAGGCGGATCTGCAGCGACCGGGACGATTGAACCACTGTTACGCCCCGGCTGCGCTTGGCAAGTTGAGAGCCTTGCAGCAGCTCTATGATCCGAAAGGTCTTTTCCTGCCGGTCGAGGCGCGGCCCGAAGCGAATGGCAAATCTTCCGAAGCGTTGCGTGTCAGGACAATGACGCCAGCCGAATGA
- the arsH gene encoding arsenical resistance protein ArsH → MTDLPNLKPEFFHSVDARTLHPTERGTHPPKILLLYGSLRERSYSRLAAEEAARILRAFGAETRFFDPHGLPMVDAVPVEHPKVAELRDLVNWCEGMVWSSPERHGAMSGVMKSQIDWIPLSVGSVRPTQGKTLAVMQVCGGSQSFNTVNQLRILGRWMRLLTIPNQSSVAKAWDEFDETGRMKPSPYFDRIVDVMEELVRFTLLTRDIRGTLVDRYSERVETHEALSRRVNQGKAV, encoded by the coding sequence TTGACCGACCTGCCAAATCTCAAGCCAGAATTCTTTCATTCCGTTGATGCACGGACATTGCATCCGACTGAACGCGGCACCCATCCACCAAAGATCCTGTTACTCTATGGCTCGCTGCGTGAACGCAGCTATTCTCGGCTCGCCGCAGAAGAGGCCGCGCGCATCCTGAGGGCCTTTGGCGCCGAGACCCGCTTCTTTGATCCGCACGGTCTGCCCATGGTCGATGCGGTCCCTGTCGAGCACCCCAAGGTCGCCGAGTTACGCGATCTGGTAAATTGGTGTGAAGGGATGGTCTGGTCCTCGCCCGAGCGCCATGGCGCGATGTCCGGCGTGATGAAAAGCCAGATCGACTGGATTCCGCTTTCCGTCGGCAGCGTCCGGCCGACGCAGGGCAAGACCCTGGCGGTGATGCAGGTTTGCGGTGGCAGCCAAAGTTTTAACACCGTCAATCAACTGCGCATCCTTGGGCGCTGGATGCGGCTTCTGACAATTCCGAACCAGTCATCGGTTGCAAAGGCATGGGATGAATTCGACGAAACGGGCCGCATGAAGCCTTCACCCTATTTCGATCGGATCGTCGACGTGATGGAGGAGTTGGTCCGGTTCACCCTGCTCACGCGCGATATTCGAGGGACCCTGGTTGACCGTTATTCCGAGCGCGTGGAAACCCACGAGGCCCTGTCCAGACGTGTCAATCAAGGCAAGGCGGTCTGA
- the arsB gene encoding ACR3 family arsenite efflux transporter — MAEMTRTGASPLGAFERWLTLWVAFAMIVGIAIGALAPTLVAGIAGAEVASINLVVAVLIWAMVFPMMVNVDFGAIAGVARQPKGLLITLTVNWLIKPFTMAFLAVLFFDHVFAPWIAPQDAQQYIAGLILLGAAPCTAMVFVWSQLTRGDATYTLVQVSVNDMIMVVAFAPIVALLLGVTDISVPWQTLVLATLLYVVLPLSAGLLTRRVLGSQPEIDAFSARIKPLSILGLIATVAILFALQGEVILNRPFVIALIAAPIVIQSYAIFALAYGAAYALRLPHRIAAPCAMIGTSNFFELAVAVAISLFGLNSGAALATVVGVLVEVPVMLSLVAFANRTRNRFA; from the coding sequence ATGGCCGAAATGACACGAACCGGAGCTAGCCCTTTGGGGGCATTCGAACGCTGGCTGACTCTCTGGGTGGCTTTCGCCATGATTGTGGGCATCGCCATCGGCGCGCTTGCTCCCACACTGGTCGCTGGAATTGCAGGGGCCGAGGTCGCCTCGATCAACCTGGTCGTTGCAGTTCTGATCTGGGCAATGGTCTTCCCGATGATGGTCAATGTCGATTTCGGAGCCATTGCCGGAGTCGCGCGCCAGCCGAAGGGCCTGCTCATCACCTTGACGGTCAACTGGCTGATCAAGCCGTTCACCATGGCTTTTCTGGCGGTCCTGTTCTTCGATCACGTCTTTGCGCCCTGGATCGCGCCGCAAGATGCACAGCAATACATCGCCGGCCTGATCCTTCTGGGTGCAGCCCCCTGCACGGCGATGGTCTTCGTCTGGTCGCAACTGACGCGCGGCGATGCGACTTACACGCTGGTTCAGGTTTCGGTGAATGACATGATCATGGTGGTGGCCTTTGCCCCGATCGTCGCGCTTCTGCTGGGGGTGACCGATATTTCGGTGCCTTGGCAAACCCTGGTCCTTGCGACTCTGCTCTACGTCGTCCTTCCCCTGTCCGCCGGGCTTTTGACACGGCGGGTACTTGGCTCTCAGCCGGAGATCGACGCCTTTTCGGCGCGCATCAAGCCCTTGTCGATCCTCGGGCTCATTGCCACCGTGGCGATCCTGTTTGCACTGCAGGGCGAGGTCATCCTGAACCGACCCTTTGTCATCGCGTTGATCGCCGCCCCGATCGTGATCCAGAGCTACGCGATTTTTGCGCTCGCCTATGGAGCCGCATACGCCCTGCGCCTGCCTCATCGTATCGCTGCCCCCTGCGCGATGATCGGGACGTCGAATTTCTTCGAACTGGCGGTTGCTGTCGCGATCAGTCTTTTCGGGCTGAACTCGGGCGCGGCACTTGCCACAGTCGTTGGCGTTCTCGTCGAAGTGCCGGTGATGCTTTCGCTTGTCGCCTTTGCCAACCGCACCCGCAACCGCTTCGCCTGA